GGGCCACAAACGAGCGCAGCGAGTTTGGGGAGGGTGGGAGGCGCTACCGGCCGAGGGGCCACAAACGCGCGTAGCGAGTTTGGGGAGGGTGGGAGGCGCTACCGGCCGAGGGGCCACAAACGAGCGTAGCGAGTTTGGGGAGGGTGGGAGGCGCTACCGGCCGAGGGGCCACAACGTGGGCCCACGGCCGCGACGGGCCCGCCGCGGAGCTTGCGAGCGGTGGGAGCGGGTGGGCTTTGGAAGTGCGCATGCCCTGTGCCGGGTATTGCGCCACTACGACAGCTGTGCCATGCTGCCCTTCCATGCTGCGCATAGTCAACGTCGTCGTGGCACGAACACCCGCCGACCCCCGGCATGCGCAAACTTTCGGCCTACGCAGGCGCATGCCTCATGGAAAGTTTCGCCATGCGCAAGGACAACTTCGCTGTCAGCGCACAGGAAAAGCCATTGCGGTCGGCCTCCGGTTTACCAGCCGCGATTACGCCATTCCGGCACGGAGTCCCTCTCCGCGGCCAGCGTGGTCGGATTGCCGTGGCCGGGCAATACGATCGCGTCCAGGTACTGGTCAAAGAGGCGCTCCTCAACGTCGCTGAGCAGCTGCGTGAACCGTGCCGGATCCTGCTCCGTGTTGCCAACACCGCCCGGGAACAGCGAGTCACCGCTGAAGATCAGGGTCCCGCCGTCGAACGTCAACGCGTAGGCGATGGAGCCGGGGGTGTGGCCGCGCAGCTGGATGGCCTTAAGATCAATGCCGTCGACGTGCACAATGTCGCCCTGCTGCAGCGGCTGTTCGGTGGTGACTGCGCATGCCGCCTCGATACCGGCAATGTCGTCGGCGCCGGCCGCGGTAGGCACGCCTTCCTGGCCCTTGAGCTCCGCGAGTGCCCGTACATGGTCCCAGTGCTGGTGCGTGGTGGCGATCAGAGCAAGTCTGGCGGGAACGCCGGCGTCCGTTGCCGCATCGGCGAGCAGGGCGTTGATGGCGGGAAGGTCGTCAGCGGCGTCGATGAGGATTTGCTCTCCGGTGGCCTTCGCGGTGATCAGGTAGATGTTGTTTTGCATTTCGGATACAACGGCACGGCGCACAGTGTGGTTGGGAAGATCATGGATTAGCGAAGAATCAACAGTCATGGCACAAGCGTAGCGAAGTTGGGAGATGGCAAGCGACGGCGATAATCTCAGGATGCGGCTGAAGGAGCAGAATGTTCGACGGCGCGAGGGCGGCGGCCATATCCTTGACTGGTTCTGTCCGTGTGCGCCACCCGCCGCGGCCCGCCTGCCAGGAGCCCTCCATGATCACCCGCGAAGATGTTGACCAGGCCGCCGCCCGTATTGCGGGGCGGGTGCGC
This genomic interval from Arthrobacter sp. PAMC 25486 contains the following:
- a CDS encoding MBL fold metallo-hydrolase, with product MTVDSSLIHDLPNHTVRRAVVSEMQNNIYLITAKATGEQILIDAADDLPAINALLADAATDAGVPARLALIATTHQHWDHVRALAELKGQEGVPTAAGADDIAGIEAACAVTTEQPLQQGDIVHVDGIDLKAIQLRGHTPGSIAYALTFDGGTLIFSGDSLFPGGVGNTEQDPARFTQLLSDVEERLFDQYLDAIVLPGHGNPTTLAAERDSVPEWRNRGW